In Anaerobacillus isosaccharinicus, one genomic interval encodes:
- a CDS encoding radical SAM/SPASM domain-containing protein encodes MYRPSRFNVITETDSNELILYNSYTGAIALFEKKEGEEVRKVLTKKQVTQSSLLEQLIEQGFLVSEDIDEKRRATFLHQSMHRADLLHLVLLPTEACNFRCTYCYEDFPRGKMTEKAKRGLINYIKKEARFLRQLTISWYGGEPLLADDVINELSDEFLQVAKEHDIDYSAEITTNGYLLTKEKFQQLLNNGIRQFMITIDGIAEEHNKRRKLANGDGSFKTIIENLSTIKNMAGDFEITIRTNFDEESLETLPLFISEMKQLFQTDQRFKLFFRPIARWGGENDDCLPVCDQRTVDQKIWEFSELAIDEGLPISSIVAGSLQPTASVCYAAKPNSFIVASDGSLFKCTLAFGDDDNKIGSLNEDGTMLINYDKLAKWTTSGEETDEHCQACFFRPACQGNHCPYYRKTTGERPCSHEKRQIKKVLKLIVKENVECRM; translated from the coding sequence TTGTATAGACCGTCAAGGTTTAATGTTATTACTGAAACTGATTCAAACGAGTTGATTTTATATAATAGTTATACGGGTGCTATCGCTCTTTTTGAAAAAAAAGAGGGTGAAGAGGTAAGGAAAGTATTGACGAAAAAGCAAGTGACTCAAAGTTCTTTACTCGAACAGCTTATTGAACAAGGATTTCTCGTTAGTGAGGACATTGACGAGAAAAGAAGAGCGACCTTTTTGCACCAATCGATGCATCGAGCAGATTTACTTCACTTAGTTCTTTTACCTACAGAAGCTTGCAATTTTCGCTGTACATATTGCTACGAGGATTTCCCCCGGGGAAAAATGACGGAAAAAGCAAAACGAGGGTTAATCAATTATATTAAAAAGGAAGCTAGATTTTTACGGCAATTAACGATAAGTTGGTATGGGGGCGAACCTCTTTTAGCTGATGATGTCATAAACGAGCTTTCAGACGAATTTTTACAGGTGGCAAAAGAACACGACATTGACTACTCAGCAGAAATCACGACGAATGGTTATTTATTGACGAAGGAAAAGTTCCAACAACTTTTAAACAACGGTATTCGTCAATTCATGATCACAATAGATGGAATAGCCGAAGAACATAATAAGCGCCGCAAACTTGCAAATGGCGATGGTTCTTTCAAAACAATCATCGAAAATCTTTCAACCATTAAAAATATGGCAGGAGATTTTGAAATCACGATCCGCACAAACTTTGATGAAGAAAGTTTAGAAACGCTTCCGCTTTTCATTTCTGAAATGAAGCAATTATTCCAAACAGATCAACGTTTTAAGCTATTCTTTCGCCCAATTGCTCGTTGGGGTGGGGAAAATGATGACTGCCTACCAGTATGTGATCAACGAACAGTCGATCAAAAAATCTGGGAGTTTAGCGAACTCGCTATTGATGAAGGTTTGCCGATAAGTTCAATTGTAGCCGGCTCATTACAACCAACAGCCTCAGTTTGCTACGCAGCCAAACCGAATTCATTCATTGTTGCTAGTGATGGCAGCCTTTTTAAGTGTACGTTAGCCTTTGGGGACGACGACAATAAAATAGGTTCGTTAAACGAAGATGGAACAATGCTTATTAATTACGATAAGTTGGCGAAATGGACAACTTCAGGTGAAGAAACAGATGAACATTGCCAAGCTTGCTTCTTCCGGCCTGCATGCCAAGGAAATCATTGCCCATACTATCGTAAAACAACTGGTGAAAGACCATGCTCACACGAAAAAAGGCAGATTAAGAAGGTATTGAAGTTGATTGTGAAAGAGAATGTAGAATGTAGAATGTAA
- a CDS encoding protein tyrosine phosphatase, translating to MVRLLFQSYNFEVEQAVVVLTRRRVEKLVIVENYLNKLKGWGKIKILFICSKNKWRSPTAEKVFHDFKGYDVRSAGTEVGAKVKVTNGQIGWADFIFVMEKKHIRRLKDKFGPLLDNKKVLNLDIPDDYSYMDDELIEILKARVGEFLEVPE from the coding sequence TTGGTACGCTTGCTTTTTCAATCCTATAACTTTGAAGTAGAGCAAGCAGTTGTGGTGCTAACGAGGAGAAGAGTCGAAAAATTAGTAATTGTTGAGAATTATTTAAACAAACTTAAGGGGTGGGGTAAAATCAAAATCCTATTTATATGTAGTAAGAACAAATGGCGAAGCCCAACAGCAGAGAAGGTTTTTCATGACTTCAAAGGCTATGATGTAAGATCAGCAGGAACAGAGGTTGGTGCAAAGGTTAAGGTTACGAACGGACAAATTGGTTGGGCAGATTTTATTTTTGTGATGGAAAAAAAGCATATAAGAAGGTTAAAAGATAAGTTTGGACCATTGCTCGATAATAAAAAGGTTTTAAATTTAGATATTCCAGATGATTACAGCTATATGGACGATGAATTAATAGAAATCCTGAAAGCACGGGTTGGCGAATTTCTAGAAGTTCCAGAGTGA
- a CDS encoding transposase codes for MKPALIPHISYQNFVLDQLNTHYSGGILTLVQKDWTIISKLWITDLSFTTTWLHDSYSVKGPEPRDPASMLRSYLLCLLTSPTLSITEWVNQLHRVPLYTILSGFEPGDVPGVGTFYDFFRRLSGFEKANVKPFIKLKRKKKKKKKPKKGEKATPRNPGIIRKLVDRHLRNGSKQKQLPGDQLYAFFQSQFLEVSARLGLLGDPHSLGVVGDGTPVETARYPRSKPICDCSAQGLTNCTHPRRYSQPDIDSGWDSSRERYFNGYHLYMISTSDSQYDLPLYPRLHPASRHDSVSLVVGSIEFSQRYTLGTIDKILLDAAHDAEPIYELLDHHNVEPFIDLNVRTKKNFSTQSDIQISPLGVPICPIGMEMKPNGFDKSQNRQKWRCPLACGTKNTCSTPCSKAKYGRTFHTFKQDNLRLFTKTPRSSEKWKLIYKRRTSVERSNKREKVDYHLESGRHRSTKMWYVRLYSIMMCQHIDAWYSSQKETLNIQEIIFSKSA; via the coding sequence ATGAAACCTGCGCTAATACCACATATCTCATATCAAAACTTCGTTTTAGACCAATTAAATACTCATTACTCAGGCGGTATACTGACTCTCGTACAAAAAGATTGGACTATTATCTCGAAGTTATGGATCACGGATCTTTCGTTTACCACTACGTGGCTTCATGATTCATATTCAGTTAAAGGTCCTGAGCCACGTGATCCTGCTTCCATGCTTCGCTCTTATCTTTTGTGTTTATTGACAAGTCCGACCCTGAGTATTACAGAATGGGTGAACCAACTCCATCGTGTTCCTCTTTACACGATCCTTAGCGGCTTTGAACCTGGGGATGTTCCAGGTGTCGGTACTTTTTATGACTTCTTCAGACGGCTATCAGGTTTTGAGAAGGCTAATGTAAAACCTTTTATTAAGCTCAAACGAAAAAAGAAGAAGAAGAAAAAACCGAAAAAGGGTGAAAAAGCAACTCCTAGAAACCCTGGTATTATTAGAAAATTAGTGGATCGTCATTTACGCAATGGCTCAAAACAAAAACAATTGCCGGGAGATCAATTATACGCGTTTTTTCAATCTCAATTTCTTGAAGTTTCAGCGAGATTGGGTTTGCTTGGGGATCCCCATTCCCTTGGTGTTGTTGGAGATGGGACACCCGTGGAAACAGCGAGATACCCAAGGAGCAAACCTATTTGTGATTGTAGTGCCCAAGGACTAACGAATTGTACTCATCCTCGTCGATATTCTCAACCTGACATCGACTCAGGTTGGGATAGTTCAAGGGAGAGGTACTTCAACGGATATCATCTCTACATGATATCCACTAGCGATAGCCAATACGACTTGCCGCTATATCCACGGCTGCATCCTGCTTCCCGGCATGATTCAGTCAGCCTAGTGGTTGGTTCAATTGAATTTTCGCAACGGTACACCTTGGGCACAATTGATAAAATCCTTCTCGATGCCGCACATGATGCAGAACCGATTTACGAATTACTGGACCATCATAATGTGGAACCATTTATTGATCTTAATGTTCGAACAAAGAAAAACTTCAGTACGCAAAGTGATATTCAGATTTCTCCCCTAGGCGTTCCTATTTGTCCAATTGGAATGGAAATGAAACCCAATGGGTTTGACAAATCTCAAAACCGCCAAAAGTGGCGTTGTCCACTAGCTTGCGGAACAAAAAATACATGTTCCACTCCGTGTTCTAAAGCGAAGTATGGCCGGACATTTCATACGTTTAAGCAAGATAATCTTCGTCTGTTCACTAAAACACCGAGGTCTTCTGAAAAGTGGAAACTGATTTATAAACGAAGAACTTCAGTTGAACGTTCGAACAAAAGAGAAAAAGTCGACTATCACTTAGAATCTGGGCGTCATCGCTCTACAAAAATGTGGTATGTCCGCTTATATTCAATCATGATGTGTCAACACATAGATGCTTGGTACAGTAGTCAGAAAGAGACTTTGAACATCCAAGAAATCATCTTTTCTAAGAGCGCCTAG